The following nucleotide sequence is from Coffea eugenioides isolate CCC68of chromosome 10, Ceug_1.0, whole genome shotgun sequence.
CTACTATTACAGATTCTCCTCACAAACACGCAAAATATTTATTAAAACCTAATAACTACGTTTGAACATGACCATTCACAATATCGTATAATTGCATGTTTGAAATTTTTGGATTTCTTTAATGCTGGTCCAAATGGAACTGCCTTTCCCTTACTATAAATACCCACTTCTCAAGTCCACAACAAttcatccatccatccatccaaaCAGCTCTTCTCCTCTTCTCAGTTCTCATTATTCTTTCCTTCCTAGTAGAAGTAAGTGCTGACATCTACTCAAATTAAGCCAGAAAAATGGCCTCTTTTGCTCCATCCCACTGCATCCTAAAGCTCTTTCTTCTGATTTCTCTCTTCAGTTCATgttttggttcaagaatcattggcAGAACATTGGGCCAAGACAATCAATTCCAGCTACTGCACTACCACAAAGGTGCACTTCTCAGTGGAAGGATTTCTGTCAACTTAATATGGTATGGCAAATTCAAGCCATCCCAAAGGGCTATCATAGCTGATTTCATAACCTCACTTTCTTCATCCTCCGCCCCGGCTCAAACCCAGCCGTCCGTGGCATCCTGGTGGAAAACCACTGAAAAATACTACCAGCTCGCGAATTCCAAAAAGCCCTCTTCGCTATCCCTCTATTTAGGCAAACAAATCTTGGACGAGAATTACTCCCTGGGGAAATCACTCACCAGGAAACAAATCGTGGAGTTGGCATCCAAGGGTGAACAGAGAAATGCCATCAACGTTGTTTTGACTGCAGCTGACGTTATCGTGGATGGGTTTTGCCAGAGTACTTGCGGGTCGCACGGATCGTCCAAGGGGGCTGCAATTCAGgggaaaaattacaaatttgcATACATCTGGGTTGGGAATTCAGAAACTCAGTGCCCAGGATACTGCGCTTGGCCGTTCCATCAACCCACGTACGGGCCACAAAATCCACCATTGGTTGCACCGAATAATGATGTGGGCATGGATGGAATGGTGATCAATTTGGGTAGTCTCATGGCCGGTACTGCAACAAATCCTTTTGGCAATGGATACTTTCAGGGTCCAGCTGAAGCACCATTGGAGGCTGCCTCAGCCTGTCCTGGGGTTTATGCTAAGGGGGCTTATCCGGGCTATCCTGGGAACTTGTTGGTGGATCGCACGACTGGTGCAAGCTACAATGCACATGGTACCAATGGCAGGAAATATGTGCTACCTGCACTGTATGATCCATCAACTACCACATGCTCGACTCTGGTCTGAGAGTTTAGGATGTACAAGATGAAGCTGTCATCTTAGGAGAATCAGTAAAATTATTGTAATTCAttgattcatttatttattcgaTACATCCACTAATCAGAACGGCAAATTTCTTTGGTTTGCTAATTCGATGTATAAGCAGTCTACATTTTATTTATGAGCCTATACCCAATATAAAAGAGCAAAGCAGTCAGATTTTGAAGCATGAGccttgaaaataaacatattagTGAGACTAAACTTTATATTACTTTTAGTTAAGTGACCATGATTTTCTTAGTTTTGACTCTCAAAACTTTTCCCCtttcttccttccttcttaCTTCCTTCGTCCCCAAATTTTAGtcatattttgaaattttaattttttatcaataatattttaattgtgATATGtggactttttttttcaatcttacctctcaaaattaaaattttaaatttgaatataatGTGTATTTAATTAAAAATTGGGACATTATATTTTCGTTTGAATTAGTTGTTtgaattagttgtttttgggatgtttttaaaaaattttagtataatagtatatataaaaaaaatttaatataaattttttttgaaatatttaatatattatatggatgagatgttttttaaatttttgtgtattactgtaatattatattcgaaaaatttatttttaaaaaaatgatcaaTTCAAACAGAGCGATTTTAAACAGAtcaaatattttgggatattttaaAATAGAAAGTAAcactaaaattttgaaatgggGGGAGGGCGTATAAGATTTGAAGTCTCTAGTTGGAGTGTTGgacaacttaaaaaaaaaaaaaaaaaaaaaaaggtaacatactcaaaataaacaaaagctGGATATTTGCGTTTGGGACATTTTGGACCAAATGCTGGCATCCTGCATTActcatcatcaaaatcaagtgcctcgggtcaattttcttcttctagGAACCATGCTATGTATACCTCTAgagtatataaatatataaaggCCATCCACATGTAGAAAATCACTAACAAGATCCTCTATTTTCTGGGCAATTACTAAAGTATTGAATCAGTTCTTCAATTAGTTTCTTTTGGTAAATAGTAGTGCtactgtttggataggagattatttgaaataattactatagcattttttataatgtgatatatgtgaaataaaaaaaataattgaaaagataaaaaaaatatattgaaatTTGTGTTTGGAAAGTAAGCAAATTACGAACCAAACAATGAATACAACTTCTAAAGATCCAAAACTTCTAAAGTTTGAGCTCCTTGCATATAAGATTTCACTGATATTTACGGAGTATTTGACTAGCTAATCTGAAGCAGGTTCCTGTACGTTGACAACAAACTAGATGCCAAATAATTCTGTTCATCTTTCACCTCCCCCCAAAATCCATCTTATTTGCCAGAGGGGGAGGAAGCCAATGTGGTAAAGCAAAGGCCAGTAGCAATAAGTCCTCCCTACAAACAAAGCGTTCACAGCCTCGTAGGCAATTAGCCTCGTGTTTCTTTTCTTCAGCATGACAGCAGAAGATTTTCTCTCCCATTCTAAAATACGAAACTAGTGGATTGAAGGGATGGAACCCCATTCGAACCACGTACTTATCAGGTTGTGGATCATGGAGATAATGCTAGACAGGAATAGCCCATATTGCATCCGGCAGGTCAAGCTgaatccttttttctttttctttttctttttttttagcgAAAATCACTTCATCATGTCCCCCCAGCTTTCCAGCTTTCTACCAAGTGCGCATACACCAAAGCCTGGAATTCTATCATCATCCACAGCACATTGCAGAATTCCCATACTCAATTGAGACAAACTGGGAAAATGATTTGTTCTCCCAAATGAAGGTAACCAAATCAACTGGATGTGAGACTGATCCCTGTCTGGATTATCGGCAATCAAGCAACTCCTCATTAAGCTAGGATCAGAACTAAGCCAGAAACAAGATTATATCAAGAGCATATCAAGATTGAATTCTTTCCAGAATCCTTGTTTTGAAGTGTAAGTCTTAACCATCTGGGATTTCCAATTGGATTTTCCAGGTTCAACACAATATGGCAGGACCACCATGAAATCGATGTCGAATTCGCTGGAAGGAAATCCAGGAGGTCCCAATTCACCACCAATTAATGGACCAAGGCAGGCTTTCGGGAATGAGATGCACTGCCGCGTAACTGGATTAAGGACAC
It contains:
- the LOC113749372 gene encoding protein EXORDIUM-like: MASFAPSHCILKLFLLISLFSSCFGSRIIGRTLGQDNQFQLLHYHKGALLSGRISVNLIWYGKFKPSQRAIIADFITSLSSSSAPAQTQPSVASWWKTTEKYYQLANSKKPSSLSLYLGKQILDENYSLGKSLTRKQIVELASKGEQRNAINVVLTAADVIVDGFCQSTCGSHGSSKGAAIQGKNYKFAYIWVGNSETQCPGYCAWPFHQPTYGPQNPPLVAPNNDVGMDGMVINLGSLMAGTATNPFGNGYFQGPAEAPLEAASACPGVYAKGAYPGYPGNLLVDRTTGASYNAHGTNGRKYVLPALYDPSTTTCSTLV